Below is a genomic region from Pleuronectes platessa chromosome 5, fPlePla1.1, whole genome shotgun sequence.
atgggAAGCACCACAGAGGGGTTATTGTGCACGAGGGaaaactttctttctttgacCCCCCTCAACCCCCCCCTGAATGCTGACACACTAATGCACCAACATCTTCTTAACACAATGATAAAGAGTTACTGATGAATATCACAGGTACAAAAGGAAGTGCGATATGTGCATCATTCACTtgcttcctctttgtcttcatCTGCAAGTAGAGATACTGCAAATACGTTTTTATTGTGGTATGTTTTAGGTCTTACAACAAAGGCTGCATATACAAATGTTTGCTCtaaaatgtgaacacacacacacacacacacaatgtaattcataaagcacatttcatacaaTGGGGGAGGTTCAAAGTGGTGTACAGGAACAACACGGagacaaaactaaaagaaaactattaaaaatCTGAAAGCAGTTTCAAAGGTATTTCTGGTCGAATGAAGTATTAAAAAGAGCACAATAAAAGAGATGAATCTGTACGGAGACTCAAAGATAAGttgaaaagggaaaataaaactACTGTTAACATACTTCCCTGCTTTCTTGCACCTAAAGTGTTTTATATGAATCCTTCCTGTGTGACATTTAACTGGATTTCTGAATTTTAACTATTGTGCTACTTTAAAAAAGTTTTGAATCTAAGAAGTTCATGCCAGGTAATGAAATGATGTCTGCATTGTCATCAAGTGCATGAATCAtgaatttgtattttgtttccctgtgtgttctcacGAGGGAAAGGCCCAGAGCTACACAAAGTGTATCTCCCatctaaaagagagaaaaagtgtTTTCCTCTCAATCCCCTCAGGGGCTATGATGACAGCCCCTATACCCCTATAGTCCCGCCCACCCACTTCTATCTCAGGCATTAACAtggaccaacaaaaaaaaaaacacacgcacacaacacaactcacGGAAATCATGAGAAAATGCAGAAATCCCTGAACTTGTGTATTTCGGGGGCAGCGGCAGTGAGAGAGGCTCCGGGCCCGACGTGCAGCCGAGCCGGAGCCCTGCGGTGGGCTGTGGGAGAACAAGCAGGGGGGGTGATAACAATGGAGaagttgtgtttgtgaacaggTTGAGAAAGTTTGGGcccaaagaggaagaaaaaaaaaactttccctCCTTTGCACGGATGTGGTTTCGGGAGTCGACAACATGTAAGTGTTGATAACACAGGGGAGCTCACCTACCTTCTGTGAGGAGCCTCGTTTCACTGGAtttcaagtgtttttattttcctgaacttgttgttgtgttttcactcgGAGTGGAATTGACCTGGACTCTGAACAGTGATTGATACTGTGACACCAGAGGGGTTAACATGTAAACGTGTGTGAAAGTGAGGAGACCTGAACAATGGCAGGAAGACAGCGGAGGAATGAGGCTGTGTACCGCAGCGTCTCTTTTAAGAAGCTGGGGTCCAGGAGCGGCGGCGAGGAGCAGCCACTCAGACCCGGGGCTTCGGACGCAGCTGGCGGCGCCCTCCCCCCGGAGCAGCCTCTGTCGAGAAAAGTTTCCAAGATCTCTgccaccaccaccgccgccgccgccgccaccaccgCCGGCCTCCCGACCGCAGACCCGAAGAGCggctcctccactcctctctcctccatttcTCCATCCATCCGCCAGCTCACCGAGAAGTTCAGCAGCAGCGGAGCTAGTTCCGTTGGAGGCTCGGCCAGGACCCGCACAGCTCCGCCGTCAGACGGTTCAGTAGTGAGGCGGGGGACCAGCACTCTTCCGCGGGCCAGCGGCTCCAGGAGAGACGGGTCGGTGTGTCGTAAATCTTTTCACGAGGACATTAGTGGTGGATATTTCGCGGACATTGATTCTACTTCTTCTACAACAACTACTGCTACAACAACTTCTACTACAACTActtctgccgctgctgctgcagagtctcTCACAGACAATAAGGTGCAAAAGTTTCACTCTGGCACCGACTCTGTGTCTGGATCAGACTCAGAGAAGCGGATTTTCACACGTGTATCAACCGACAGCAGCCCTGGTAAGAGAGACTACTCACAGATCAATGCATGTGCCTCTGAGCCCAGAAAGTCTTTGAttactgatgaagaggaggatgtcaCTAGCAGAGGGCTTCCTCCGCCTTGTAAATCTCACAGAAGTTACCCCTCCACTCACCACGGTGACTTTATTCCCCTGCACCCAGACAAGTGGCCCAGTGTCACCAAGATCAGACAGCTTTTTGATGAGAGACAAAGCAAGACGGACGATTGTgagaatttaaaggcagtttgCAGGGACCAAGTACCAGAGCTCAGCCCCACTGATAGAAGTGACAAGCTCTCAGCCTGCAGCTCTGTTAATGACGGTAGGAGTTTGTCTTTGCATAACAAATGTGTCGCTGGAGCACAAAGCAGAGAAGGCAGTACTGCTGAGGAGACCCATTGTTGCGGTATGGACTTTAATTGCAAAGCTGACCAGCAGCAGTACTCCAATGATGAGGAGCCTGACGTAGAGACGCAAAGTTCCCACCACAACAAAGTTTCTGGCAGAAATACTTCACAAAGCAGTAGCAGTAGCAGTCGCAGTTGCGCTGGGGGTAGTCATTACCGTAGGATTAACCCATCTCCATTCAGATCTCACAGTCCCAGCACTGAGACAGAGGCAGTCCGtaagacccccgggacaccagGGTCGACATCTGACCCCAACCCTGACCTTCAACCCCCTGCTACTTCGTCTTGGAGTCGATCGTTGAGCTTAgacacctcctgctgctccagctctctTCAGCAGCCGacagtgagggagagaagggatAGACAGGGGGTCGGGCTGCCCAGGGATAGTTTACATTCCTCACATAGCTCCTCTATAGCACCAGCccgcccctcctcccccccctcctctgctccagctccagatAAAGCCATTACCTCCTCTTCTACTGTATCTCTCTCTGCTGAACTAAGAGCCCCAGCAAGAGTTGCCTCTTCCCTCAGCTCCCGCTGGAGGTTTAGTTCTggagacgaagaggaggaacacaacaggagaagaagaggaggtggagcaggtagTTGGAGTGGTCCCTCTGGCCCGGCTCCATCCCTCTccttcagaggaggagaaaggggtGCCTTAGAGCGAGGAGGCAGCTATTTATCCCGCAACAAAAATGGGTGGTTGGGTGCAAAGGGCATTGGCAGGTCCTCAGGCAGTGAGGAGGACAGCCCTGGTTCTTTAGGCCCCCACGTTCGAGAGGCAGTCCGCCGCCGCTcgctgagaaagaaaaagaaagtcacTGGAGCTGCTTTAGCAACAGGTCGTGATGATTACGAAGATCATGATGGCGAATCAGAGGACAGTGACAGTGAAATGGCCATGACAATGGAGCAGTTAGAGAGGCAGCGCCAGCAAAACACAGGAGGAGAATTTCCAGTGACTTTATCTCGGAGCCACTCAACAAGAGGGCCAAGTGTTCATAGTAACAGAGCCAGGGTGCAGCAATGGGAGCGCATCTCCTCACCAATGACATCCTCTGTGTCACGAGTATCAAAGGTCAATATCCCCCCATTTGTGTCCAGTCCTGGTGGTTCACGTTGCAGCAGCCGGTATTCCAGCACTGAAGCGTTGAAGGAGGAAGGCAATGCCAACCATGAAgcaaatgtgattttaaatgcGGGTGAGGTTGGAAGCAGCAGTAGCAGGACTGCATCCTTGTCCATGCTGAGTAAAACTTACCATGGGAATTTTACCATGTACCGCTCCCCGAGCTTTGGCCATGGGGATAACTTTTCCCGTACGCCACTGCGATTGCGACCCAAAATTCTTCCCACAGTTACCCCCTCGCCTAATGTACCTGCTAGAGAAGCTGATGGACCTACAGCGGTAAGGGGGGGTGAGCATAAGGCATTAAAGAGTGGAGATGGGGcagatgatgataataaaaacCAAATATCCTTGTCCAACCCTGACATCGCCTCAGAAACTTTGACTCTCCTGAGTTTTCTGAAATCTGACCTGTCAGAGCTCAAGGTTCGCAAACCGAGTGGAGGTGACAGATCTGGTGCTGTGGAGGGGTCAGTGTACAGGATGGGCTCACGGACACAGGGAGGGACCCTTTTACCTTCTGGCCGCCGCCCCTCACTGAAAGACCTGACTGCCACCCTAAGGCGTGCAAAATCTTTCACCTATTCAGACAAACCAACCACAGCTGAAAGGTGTTACTTGAGAGGTGGTACTGCTCAGAGGAGTTCCTCTGAGCAGCAGCTTGACTTGGATGGAGAGAAAAATGGAGGGAGGGTGTCTGTGTCAGACAGAGAAGTAGAAAGTGATGGAGGGGATTTCAGGAGTGGGAGAGGACAAAGAATGAGAGATTATGGATTTGATGACGATAATGAGGAAGTCATGCAATCTCCATTGCAGGAGAGGTATGTGCAAGAAGCTAGGCAAGTCATCCGAGACATCTGCCAGATGAGTACTAggaaagaagatgatgatgatgtacatTTAAGGAGAACTGATGAAGATTTGAAGGATGAATGTTTCCAggtcacaaaaacaaaagaggcGAAGGTAAAAACAGGCGAGAGTGTGCAGGATGAGGCAAGTGAAGATCAAGAGGCTGAGTTTAAGAACACTAAAGACAGGGATAAacatgggagggagagagagaacagggagagggagaggactgAGAGGGATGGACAAAATGTGCAGTTAGAAAAACTAAACAGCAGGGGCACAGAGTACGGGGAGGAAATTAAGagacagagcagtgagacagagagagcctTACTAAAGGGCGACTCGGAGGAAAGCATGTTCTACAACCGCTCTTTGGATGAACTCTCAGGCCACGAGTCTAGTTTGACAGATGAAGGGATTGTGACAGAGCCAGAGGTGTGCCCTGGTGACTCCTCCGAGAGGTCATTCCTGGGGTCAGCAGGGGTTAATTTGGGGTCTCGGATACCCAGGGATGTGCTAGGTCAACCTGTCACTGTATGGAAGCAGTCGGCTCTCCATGAGGGGGAATGCTTTAagcaggagggagaagaaatGACAGAGAACAGGGTGAGTTGTACAAATCTTGTGAATGAAGTCGCTGCACCTCCCTCCTTGCCTCTTTTTGCCCGTATGGCTGAGAGTGACTGCATTATCATGGACATGAGCTCTACTACTGGTATCGACACTGTCAACACTACCAGTGAGGAGATTAACGCCACTAATGTAGCGTTGCAGGGATCAGCTACTACCGTAGGAGGAGGACTTGAAACCCCTGCGACCCCAAGTGCTGTTCGTCGAAGGCGCAAGTTCTCCCCTTCTGGTAATAACAACACTGGGTCTGATTCCAGTAATGGGAGTAATGTTGAGTCAACAACAGGAGCTGTTGGAAATGGGGATACCACAGTTTACCGCTCTCTGAGTGACCCCATGCCTCAGCGATGCTGTTCTGTGGCAGAAGGGGGTAACACGTTTTCCTCTGTAGACAGCAACTTGTTAGGATCCCTGTCTgtcaaaggaggaggaggggtatCTGAGGACTCTGCTGTGGCCACCTTGTCAGAATACAAGGGTAGTGTGGCAAGTGACTTGTCAGTTTGCAGCGATGGAGGGCTCCGGGATGATGGCATTCATGATTACAGTGGGGTGATAAGGAGCATTGTATCAGAACCAGGTGCCATGGACAGACTGATGACAGATGACCATGGGAATGGCAAAGCTCCCAAGAAGAAGTCATTCAGTGACCCCAGTCGCCGCAGTGATGCCCCTTTACTCACCCATAATGACCCTCAATGTAAAGGTCAGCCAATCAGTGAGCTGGATCAACCTGGCCAGATCCCACCTTCCAGCAGTGAGCCGATCCTGAGTGAGCAGAGAGGGGAACTGTGGGAGCCGGAAGCTAAACCTGAACAGACATTGCTAACAGAGCCGCACCGCCACTCAAACAGCACTAACCAGGTCAAGAAGGCTCGATCTCAGTCAGAGGGCCTTCCTCACACTGATTCCCATGGCGATGAAGATAATGATGTCATAGACCAAggtggagaggagaaagaagaagagttgAGGAGGTTTAACTTTGACCTCCAGCTCGCTGAAGTTTTGTTACCGAGAATGATTCGCCGGCCCGCCAGAAAGCGTCCGAACCGGCTGGCTCACTTTTTCCCTCACGAGGACCCCTTTGAGCCCCCAGAACAGGTTTCAGAGGGGCAGGAGTATCAGAGTGACCAAACTGACCtcacccctcctctcccctctcccttaCTGCAATCCAAACCAAAAAACAGACCCAAGCATGTCCGCCACGCCAGCGAACCTTCAACCTTTATCCCCATCTCCCCACCTCCACAACTCCAGTCCCTGAAGGAAGTGGACTGCCTCACTCTCCATCCCACTGCAGAGTCTCCAATGTTAAGTAAACCTCCAGGAGACGAGGCCCCCTCTCTGGAAGCTGTGACTCAGAAGTATATTCTTGAACAAAGCACTtctgagagagacactgagggCCCAGGGCCTCTTCCAGTGCCTCTTCCAGTGCCCAGAGATGGAGCTGAAAATGTGTCGGCTTCAGAGGGGCCCAGCGAGACCAGCCCAAGTGGAATTACTGAAGCTAGGACAAAGAAGAAGGGCACAGAGGAGGCCGCATCCGTGCCGACTGTACAGAGGTCCAAGCCCAGAGTGGTGAGTCCAGATTTTTTTCTGTCCTTTAACCTTGTCAGTGTCATGTTGGACTGAGAGCGTGATGTGCGGTGTGTTCAATGCTATATTGTTGCATGGAGTTCTGATAATATACcaccaaattaattattttcttttgatgTTATTTATGGCTTCGATAGAAAAATATGCCACCCTCATTTTTAAATCGTATGTGGTTGAATTCAAAGAACTAATGCAACTGTCAAATTgaaatgtttgtatttgagTGAGAAAGAAAGGGGGCAGAGTTTtcgctgttttgtttttttaaatagttaattATTGAAATAGTGAAACTTGATTTTTAGAAGACCGGATCATATTAGAAGATATGGAAAATGTATGTGTTTGGGAATTGTTTTAAAACACTCCTGGATGTTGTCATGCACATTGACACTGGATTTTCTCATATGGTTTCCAACACCAATTTGTGTCTGTGCTCCTCTGAAGTGCTGTGAATCAGGACTCATGCTTAGTTTCAGAGTGCATTTGGGAGCAGAGCTACAATACAGAAGCCATTAAAGGCCGACCAGTgttaaacaaacatcagaggatGTTATAAGTTGGATTAAACAAATCTCAGACAAAGGGCATTAAGGAGAAGACTAGGCCCGCTGCATGTATGTCTGTTGTTTCTTTCAATATCAATTGTCTCCGGCCAGGATTGAAGAGAGGAGATATAATAAACAGTTCATCCaaacagtgcatgtgtgtgcttgttgcgtgcgtgcgtgtgtgtgtgcgtgtttgattCTGTATTTGTGCGAACATTGGGAGGCTGTTATATAACAGTAGAAAAGTTAACTGATTTGGCTGTGATCAACAATCAATATCATGTTAGTATAACAGTTAGAATAAGAATAATCATGATCTAGCTAAACTTGTGTAAAACACTCAAAATAGATAAAGGCCCACGCTGTAGTTTCTGAGGATTTTCTTTGACTTGTGTAATGATATTGCAGGGCAGCGGGAATTTAATGTGTTCGTCCACGTGAGTCTCAAAGGGCCGCCGGGCACAGACAGGAAAAAGGCCCCCATCACCCCACCTACATAAAATGAATACCCTTAGactgaaagacacaaaatgttgtATCTCTTTGAGGTggttttacatatttttgtgtCTTGTGTTTCCGGTATATTTAGCCGATGATGGCCGAGGGTCTCCCTGACTCCTCTGGCCTGATGTGCTCATTCTGTAACCGAACCCCTGTCTCTATTCAGGCCCTATACTCAAAGTTCCCCTCTGTGGACTTTGTCATACATGCACATtgccaaacaaaacaagaccCGATGTTAATATAGCATATCATCCAGGACTGTGGTTTCATTATATAATGTCAGTGACCATTTTGCAGCCCTGGAATCCCTCAGTTCAGGTATGGATGCCAGGTGGTTcatatgtattttctttttaacccTTGTTGCTCCTTGATTCTGACCGGCTCTCACTAAGCTGCTATGTTGCCCCttgatatacatttttataccCATTGGTATTCCTTAGCTGTTGATTGTTTTACTCCCTTGCTCATTACTGCTTTCTGTCGGGCAGCACCAGGAGCTGGTGAATGACCCCGCCAGGCAGGAAATGAGTTTAGGGAAATAGGAAGTTGTTGTGGTCACTGAAGTGTTTGATGATGTCCAGCAGTACCGGCTGGCGTGTGTGTCCCTGCACTCCATTGTGTTGGGTGTGTGTTAATTTGTGtcctgtctgcatgtgtgtgtattataaACTGGTttcctctttttgtgtgtgtgtgtgtacgtgtgtgtgcgcatattATTGGTCTGGAATATATCAGTGCCTTGTTGAAACATTTGGAGCCAAGAGATTTGCCAACATACTGTATTTAGAGCAGCAGCCCGACAGCTCCGGGGTACTGGGACtgtgagtgactgtgtgtgtgtgtgtgtgtgttttgatttgGAATGAATGTAATAACAATTGTGCGAAGCTGAAATGAAGCAAAGACCAGTTCTGAGAAAGTAAtgaagggataaaaaaaagaagaaagaaggtgaGAGAAAAGGAACGTTTCCTTTTTTGGAGACTAGAGTTTGGCTCattttacccacaatgcacttcCTCTTTTCTGACATTAAAACCTCTCATTGATTCTTTATTTCCCATTTATCCTTTTTTCTCATCTGCTTCTTGTCAGCCTTGCTTGtccagatgttttgtcagtcaCAGTCTGTAATTTGCATGTCTGTAACACTATATTTCGTATGTTACATTTCTACCAAATACTTCACCCCATCACCATTTATCTGTCTTATATTATTTCCCCAGCATTCTTCGTAAAGTTACCGTATTCTTAATTCaatctgcctctctctgtgtctctggaaCATTGCAGTGAAGTGAGGTCACACCGTTTGTTATGGTGTAGGGCAGACTGCCAAGTCAAATGTcaggtaaagagagagaggagagaaagacagacagaatcCAAAAAAGAGGAGAGTTGGAAGGAAGCACTCTGGCTGAAAAAGACCCAGGGATGAAAATAGAATTTAGAGAGAACTGAAGATTGAAGCCGcgatggagggagggaaggagggaggtggagTGAGGGATTAATACGTAAAAGGAGAACCACTTTCTACTTCTCAATATCTCTACATACCTTGATATGATCGGACTTAGTATTCAGAACCATAAGGCACAAAATCCTTTAAATGCATGTtgtatcttttttaattttatgagCCTTTTTATTACCATTTTATCCCATTGAGATTAAAACTCTTAATCTGAAGCTAATAATAGTGTGTATACCCGACCCGAGCGTTCGGACAAATTTTGATATTGAAATGATATTGAACTAAATGAAAGGTCCTGCACATACCTGTAATCTGAGAAGACATCTGTCTCAGTTAGTTGTCTCTCGGGTTCGGACAGAAAATTGCTTCCCTAGCCGCACTATGGTGTACATTTTTAACTGCttagacatgaactccggaaaAAGAGCCGGAGTCAAGAATTGGTTCGAGATATTTTCCGGACTTTGTtcttcacatatgaagaatgcagcaggagattgttcggGTAggatgcgttcacaacaacagtctGTCTacaacattcaggtgagggatgCATGCAGGAAGCAGGATATGACGTATAAATGTCCTGCGGAAatctgctgcggagatcacatgtttttgtttacggcACGCCACACCGACTTCTTATCCTCAGAAGCTCTTAAATGTCATGTCTCTCGAAACTtacatctttgtctttgtcttcttctAGTATTCTTCTACGTTTTTAACCGCTATTTGTCCAGTTACGCATCCCTTTGTGCGTTAAAAACACATCTACTTGCTCACTGGGAATTTCCTGAAAAATCTCCTTGCTGTAATCTCAGATGGGCTCATTTGGACATTCTACTAGAGGACTGGCAGGAGAAGAtttgactcagacatttgcattctcacatacagccccgtCGGGTAATTTCAGGAAAaaattcagtgcacgtctgaaagcatcttacatttcccaaaatgttgagGTCCTCTTGCTGGAACAGATTGACTGGATTAAAAAATTagcatgaatttaaatgtgaaaaatcaGGTGTAAGACATGTACTATGTGAGAACATGGAGCAACAGTAATTGACAGTTCAGGGTTATCACCCCAAACAGATCATAATACAAGTAGAAGAAATGATCAATagatttttttccacttttcccGCAGCATCTCCTGATGGAGTGTTCACCAGCTCAGTTTGTCCTGTCAGGGCAAACACTTCTCAGATAAAGAACAGCTCCAccttcacagcagcagctcaacaGACAGGTTCAAACAAATAGTGCAGTAAATTATTACTAACTGCTGTTTGTTGAAAAAAGTccaaccagatacacacattgttttttcctctgtgcGATGACTGATAATCCCtcatgaatgagtgtgtgtctgcgtgttcaTGAGCTTCCCCTCACTGTTTAAGTATTTTTCACTTAAGCAGGCAGCAGGAATGCTGCCTGTCTTCCCTTCTGCTCTTGTTGCATAACAGTCAGTCTTCAACTTCCCAAAAGATATGCCGAATCCCAGGGAATCATGTGTGTCATGCATCACTGGCTCATTTTAATATAGCATCATTTGATTTCTCTAATCGTATCGAAATCTAATTTCATCAAGCATTTCATTTCAaagagtttaaatgttttttactcTAAACCCCAATATTTGATGCAAAAAACCTCTCATATACATCAGTGTTTCATTCTGTCTTATACAGACAGCCACTTCATAATTTTGCTAAAGTAACACTGTCTAAAATTAGCAACATTCCTACCTAAATAAGGCTAAATGATGAGAGTAAATTGAATAAAACCATGAATCTGTGCAGTCATTCACTGCCAAACTTTAGTGCTGGCAGTCAGTGGTGCAGAAATAGTTTAGTCTGAATTCAAAAGAATACTGAGACATTAATGTGCTTGTATGGACTTCCTGCATGACTTGAACAAAGGGCAGCTGTCAATGCACCGTACTCCTCCTTCTATCTTAAAAGGTGATTCAGAGACATGAAATCATTTGTCTTTGTTGATCCTGTTGATGGAGCCAGTTCAGGTTTATGGAAAGGATGTTTTTGAAGGCGTTCTTATggtagagagggagaaagaaagacagataggaaaaaaagagacaaaatgttTGTGCTCTCCTCTGAAAGGACTAGGTCTAAAAGTCCAGTGTTTACAGCTTCCAAATTTATCACCGACTTTGTTTTATCAGGCCACCCACGTGGAATCAAATACTTTCCCTCTGTCCAGTCCTTCTCCTTAACTTCCCTTTTACAAGCCCCACTCCTCCCCACATGGAGCCATACTGTGGAGGAAATGTAAAGCTAGAGATGTGGAGATATTGCATCAGTTGACTGGATTGCTGTATAGGTTTCACTTTTAAGTGACTGTGGTATTCTTTGGCCTAAAACCAACTCTTGTCTAAAGGTGTGACtgagaaacatttaaacacattacAGGGAGGAAATGGTTCTCCATCAAGTGAATGATTGTGGTCTGGCCATATGGGCAATATGCTGGAATGTTCCTGCACATAAAGATTATTGCATTTTTGTCCATAAGTCGTAGTGATGCGTGAGTTGGTTGTTTCTTACTTGATTAAACATCATCTATTGTAAAATTCTCTGGTTGTATGTACCTGGGTGGGCTTGTACTGGAAAAACTGACTATTTTACATTGATCGTGGCATTTGCTTGAGGCCTGTACAGTCTGATCAAGCTGTTattctaaaaaaaattaagaaaaataaaatgcccTAGAAATTGTAAGGGTCCAAAAGAACCATCAGCATTCCTGCCACATCGAACTCTTTTCATAAgctttcagaaaaaaaacatggcgacctcctagagaggacctgctcctgatgtaaatataatttaaatgcaaagactccgttctagggtaaagaaaacaacaagatgAAATACTCTAGTGAAAccataatttgattattttataataaatttCAGcccaaatcttacacactgaacctttaagcgaAGGAAGGAGCTTATGCAATAAGCAACTTGCCCCTTTGACTCATCACACACAGGATATAGTGTGGGTGGATACAGGGGGTTTGTTTTTTGATTGGTTAAAGGTCAATGCAGATTAAGTGAAGTCCAGAGGAGATGAAAGGATGAGGATGTGATCTGTTCTTGATGTGATCTGTTCTTGTTAAATGTCACCAGGATTCAGCAGATGAGAGGGAAGAGGTGGGATGGATTGGAGCTTCAGAAGGTCACACTGATACACTGACAGACTCTGACCGTTTTGATTTGACCTTGTGCAGGTACCAAAAGCTCAAAAGGATGGATCACTGTGCTGAGAGACTGA
It encodes:
- the LOC128439606 gene encoding rho guanine nucleotide exchange factor 17, which codes for MAGRQRRNEAVYRSVSFKKLGSRSGGEEQPLRPGASDAAGGALPPEQPLSRKVSKISATTTAAAAATTAGLPTADPKSGSSTPLSSISPSIRQLTEKFSSSGASSVGGSARTRTAPPSDGSVVRRGTSTLPRASGSRRDGSVCRKSFHEDISGGYFADIDSTSSTTTTATTTSTTTTSAAAAAESLTDNKVQKFHSGTDSVSGSDSEKRIFTRVSTDSSPGKRDYSQINACASEPRKSLITDEEEDVTSRGLPPPCKSHRSYPSTHHGDFIPLHPDKWPSVTKIRQLFDERQSKTDDCENLKAVCRDQVPELSPTDRSDKLSACSSVNDGRSLSLHNKCVAGAQSREGSTAEETHCCGMDFNCKADQQQYSNDEEPDVETQSSHHNKVSGRNTSQSSSSSSRSCAGGSHYRRINPSPFRSHSPSTETEAVRKTPGTPGSTSDPNPDLQPPATSSWSRSLSLDTSCCSSSLQQPTVRERRDRQGVGLPRDSLHSSHSSSIAPARPSSPPSSAPAPDKAITSSSTVSLSAELRAPARVASSLSSRWRFSSGDEEEEHNRRRRGGGAGSWSGPSGPAPSLSFRGGERGALERGGSYLSRNKNGWLGAKGIGRSSGSEEDSPGSLGPHVREAVRRRSLRKKKKVTGAALATGRDDYEDHDGESEDSDSEMAMTMEQLERQRQQNTGGEFPVTLSRSHSTRGPSVHSNRARVQQWERISSPMTSSVSRVSKVNIPPFVSSPGGSRCSSRYSSTEALKEEGNANHEANVILNAGEVGSSSSRTASLSMLSKTYHGNFTMYRSPSFGHGDNFSRTPLRLRPKILPTVTPSPNVPAREADGPTAVRGGEHKALKSGDGADDDNKNQISLSNPDIASETLTLLSFLKSDLSELKVRKPSGGDRSGAVEGSVYRMGSRTQGGTLLPSGRRPSLKDLTATLRRAKSFTYSDKPTTAERCYLRGGTAQRSSSEQQLDLDGEKNGGRVSVSDREVESDGGDFRSGRGQRMRDYGFDDDNEEVMQSPLQERYVQEARQVIRDICQMSTRKEDDDDVHLRRTDEDLKDECFQVTKTKEAKVKTGESVQDEASEDQEAEFKNTKDRDKHGRERENRERERTERDGQNVQLEKLNSRGTEYGEEIKRQSSETERALLKGDSEESMFYNRSLDELSGHESSLTDEGIVTEPEVCPGDSSERSFLGSAGVNLGSRIPRDVLGQPVTVWKQSALHEGECFKQEGEEMTENRVSCTNLVNEVAAPPSLPLFARMAESDCIIMDMSSTTGIDTVNTTSEEINATNVALQGSATTVGGGLETPATPSAVRRRRKFSPSGNNNTGSDSSNGSNVESTTGAVGNGDTTVYRSLSDPMPQRCCSVAEGGNTFSSVDSNLLGSLSVKGGGGVSEDSAVATLSEYKGSVASDLSVCSDGGLRDDGIHDYSGVIRSIVSEPGAMDRLMTDDHGNGKAPKKKSFSDPSRRSDAPLLTHNDPQCKGQPISELDQPGQIPPSSSEPILSEQRGELWEPEAKPEQTLLTEPHRHSNSTNQVKKARSQSEGLPHTDSHGDEDNDVIDQGGEEKEEELRRFNFDLQLAEVLLPRMIRRPARKRPNRLAHFFPHEDPFEPPEQVSEGQEYQSDQTDLTPPLPSPLLQSKPKNRPKHVRHASEPSTFIPISPPPQLQSLKEVDCLTLHPTAESPMLSKPPGDEAPSLEAVTQKYILEQSTSERDTEGPGPLPVPLPVPRDGAENVSASEGPSETSPSGITEARTKKKGTEEAASVPTVQRSKPRVDMRKHVMMTLLDTEQSYVESLRTLIQGYMRPLKQPDGSSIVDPLLVDEMFYQIPEILEHHEYFLEQVAGCVSQWHDRQTVGHLLIQSFSKETLANMYSAYIDNFLNAKDAVRIAKEAKPAFHKFLEQNMRENKEKQALGDLMIKPVQRIPRYELLVKDLLKHTSEDHPDHQFLLDAQRDIKRLAEKINKGRRSAEEAERETRVIQEIEAHIEGVEHILNPQRKFLRQEMVMEAKTVGGKKDRSLFLFSDLIICTTLKRKSGSLRRSSMSLYSAASMIDTSSKYKFLWKLPLEDVEVVKSTMQATNKESIQKMISRLDEDLSTLGQISKMSETLSFPHQSLDEAIKDLMSSVHRELSEKQSLAFSMTFLPTKLEFTTSSAESSFVFEFTSPDIRSHFEQAFEDAKKKLAMNKDQWDPEFLKAIPIMKTRSGMQFSCASPSHSCPDSGCEVWVCNSDGYVGQVCLLNIRDEPTVEACIAVCSARIICIAAVPGLKGRERGSEPAPPSRAPGQQLHISISHSSLELTERPTGPGAELVPFDSDDTDDEDSPSPSSTLQSQASHSTISSSYGNDEGPGSKDMATETTSSEEEQEFQVPSSYGAPGMLGVGGGSRNQTDSPMDGRAMRRSSRGSFTRASLEDLLSIDPEAYQSSVWLGTEDGCIHVYQSSDNIRNRKNSMKMQHAASILCILFLDNKVFVSLANGEVIVYQREAGSFWDAQSSQTLVLGSPTSPVTKMVPVGGKLWCGSQNRILIINTTTLVQEHWFQVGSDSSRCVTCMVAYGQGVWLALQGSAQVRLYHAQTWESLTEVDMAPAVHKMLAGADAIIRQHKAACLRITALLACKDLLWIGTSAGVVLTLVIPAVSSGTGAGTLKSPLVPMGSAHGHTGHVRFLTSIELPEGFDMNFPLPTTDSTGTQSQSSSTVDGNLQRRDSARRRASAYIPPKTNHLVISGGDGYEDFRLTNSSETVGRDDSTNHLLLWRV